The following are encoded together in the Bombus pascuorum chromosome 10, iyBomPasc1.1, whole genome shotgun sequence genome:
- the LOC132911126 gene encoding uncharacterized protein LOC132911126 isoform X2 → MALSIALPLSGLEPEHFASVGAKDLYEQGLRTLNGIGGPISPSTASESSGICSLVPSNESSTPDQTPPSSRPETPEQEEAPIRIFYRERDILNLGANLREPFWQMRVPMMPRYDYKNFMENRSVYYRFGEHGLTRDYPTKTCQDCGFCEPSPYLF, encoded by the exons ATGGCGCTATCTATAGCTCTGCCTCTGTCTGGTCTGGAACCTGAACATTTCGCCTCTGTGGGGGCGAAAGATTTATATGAACAGGGTTTGAGAACTTTGAATGGTATCGGTGGACCGATATCGCCGAGTACCGCGAGCGAATCAAGTGGAATTTGCAGTTTAGTACCTTCCAACGAATCGTCCACACCGGATCAAACACCACCTTCTTCCAGACCAGAAACGCCAGAACAAGAAGAG GCTCCGATTCGTATCTTTTACAGAGAACgagatatattaaatttggGTGCGAATCTCAGAGAACCATTCTGGCAAATGAGAGTCCCAATGATGCCTCGTTacgattacaaaaatttcatggAGAATAGATCGGTGTATTATCGTTTCGGAGAACACGGACTAACGAGAGATTATCCAACA AAAACTTGTCAAGATTGTGGTTTTTGCGAACCATCGCCATACCTGTTTTAA
- the LOC132911126 gene encoding uncharacterized protein LOC132911126 isoform X1: MALSIALPLSGLEPEHFASVGAKDLYEQGLRTLNGIGGPISPSTASESSGICSLVPSNESSTPDQTPPSSRPETPEQEEAPIRIFYRERDILNLGANLREPFWQMRVPMMPRYDYKNFMENRSVYYRFGEHGLTRDYPTVSLSILSTENDYCCNKVGSSTFQ; this comes from the exons ATGGCGCTATCTATAGCTCTGCCTCTGTCTGGTCTGGAACCTGAACATTTCGCCTCTGTGGGGGCGAAAGATTTATATGAACAGGGTTTGAGAACTTTGAATGGTATCGGTGGACCGATATCGCCGAGTACCGCGAGCGAATCAAGTGGAATTTGCAGTTTAGTACCTTCCAACGAATCGTCCACACCGGATCAAACACCACCTTCTTCCAGACCAGAAACGCCAGAACAAGAAGAG GCTCCGATTCGTATCTTTTACAGAGAACgagatatattaaatttggGTGCGAATCTCAGAGAACCATTCTGGCAAATGAGAGTCCCAATGATGCCTCGTTacgattacaaaaatttcatggAGAATAGATCGGTGTATTATCGTTTCGGAGAACACGGACTAACGAGAGATTATCCAACAGTGagtttatcaattttatcaacTGAAAATGACTACTGCTGCAATAAGGTCGGCAGTTCTACTTTCCAGTAA